In Solenopsis invicta isolate M01_SB chromosome 1, UNIL_Sinv_3.0, whole genome shotgun sequence, one genomic interval encodes:
- the LOC105197583 gene encoding glycerophosphocholine phosphodiesterase GPCPD1, whose translation MRGSKRDWVFRVQVPNLEKNEVVYVVGNLPELGAWNHNQAIQMTQEHSSPRESPILLDNSNSGDFYSEDGDNAADGIFEEDGRIFSQKVALPIDANIEFRYFVAVICQSNGTKNSAKTLIIRRWETHMTPRSIRKNTPSNFDNDTLPDPDKFGYHNNYCKIERGWLTDETVIQFKLFNNPIKLWKNRLQNKKVHIKMTPVNLVRHNSLELQQFGGDCIDDSLSMDTQDIVDQPAFTSITEIAVMDDEEARFTFQEQFGRPYNENDFLIFNVAVRYPETIGYLVDYYVYSSRGFPGEPPNHIGFSYILPGALQPSVGLLTVPITSTKHRPIGQLTVEYVVIKPIPDHPWDMSISYAKHWEQRWSGLDVGHRGLGTSFKFETKNCANVRENTVASLKTASYHGADMVEFDVQLSKDLIPVIYHDFYVSISMKRKKQIEAMDMLEIPVKDLTLEQLHLLKVYHVAEGREKNPRFFDEDLEDHQPFPTLQTVLQELEQHVGCNIEIKWTMQLKDGTFELNHPFDLNIYLDVILKVVLEYGGDRKIVFSSFNPDICAMIRLKQNKYPVVFLTQGITTKYPTYHDPRCQTVPMAMKHALAADILGINVHTEDLLRDPSQVKLVKDAGLIIFCWGDDNNDKETIQYLKKLGLHAVIYDKIDEYNAKEVKESIFLVDARESQKELIAVAHSSQTPQTQIPTPLNTEKDYYLNRPSTTSFLKNNVGGDNIYSVPKLPTNCEESDINEITKDFSACANTFGHSVKTNGVSGVCGQSNPLPEFYGEDEAAKDCL comes from the exons ATGAGGGGGTCTAAAAGAGACTGGGTTTTTAGAGTCCAG GTGCCTAACCTGGAGAAAAATGAAGTGGTTTATGTAGTTGGAAATTTGCCTGAGTTGGGTGCCTGGAATCACAACCAGGCCATCCAAATGACACAGGAGCATAGTAGTCCACGGGAGTCTCCTATATTATTAGACAATAGCAACAGCGGAGATTTCTATAGCGAAGACGGAGACAATGCAGCTGATGGCATATTTGAAGA AGACGGGCGAATATTCTCACAGAAGGTTGCTCTTCCTATTGACGCAAATATCGAGTTTCGATATTTTGTAGCTGTCATCTGTCAATCAAACGGCACTAAAAATTCAGCCAAAACTCTGATTATTCGAAGATGGGAAACTCATATGACACCACGATCAATTAGGAAAAATA CACCAAGCAATTTTGACAATGACACATTGCCTGATCCTGACAAATTTGGCTATCATAATAATTACTGCAAGATTGAACGAGGTTGGCTGACAGATGAAACTGTGAtacaatttaaactttttaacaaTCCTATTAAACTTTGGAAGAACCGGCtacaaaacaaaaaagttcATATTAAG ATGACACCTGTAAATCTAGTTAGGCATAATTCTTTAGAATTGCAACAGTTTGGAGGCGACTGTATAGACGATAGTCTTTCTATGGATACGCAAGATATTGTTGATCAACCCGCCTTTACCAGTATTACAGAAATTGCt GTGATGGATGATGAAGAGGCTAGATTCACGTTCCAGGAGCAATTCGGCCGCCCTTACAATGAAAACGATTTTTTAATCTTCAATGTTGCCGTTCGGTATCCTGAAACAATC GGGTACTTAGTGGACTACTACGTGTACAGCTCAAGGGGTTTCCCAGGAGAACCACCAAATCACATTGGTTTCAGCTATATCTTGCCGGGTGCTTTACAACCTAGCGTCGGACTTCTGACCGTACCAATTACTAGTACAAAACATAGACCCATTG GCCAATTGACAGTGGAGTACGTTGTTATAAAACCAATACCAGATCATCCATGGGATATGAGCATCTCGTACGCGAAGCATTGGGAGCAGCGTTGGTCAGGCTTAGATGTAGGACACAGAGGACTTGGTACATCTTTCAAATTTGAAACGAAAAA ctGTGCTAACGTGCGTGAGAACACAGTTGCATCTTTGAAGACTGCATCATATCACGGTGCGGACATGGTCGAGTTTGATGTTCAACTATCAAAGGATCTTATACCTGTAATCTATCACGACTTCTATGTATCCATCTCGATGAAGCGTAAGAAGCAGATAGAGGCTATGGACATGCTAGAGATACCCGTTAAGGATCTTACTTTAGAGCAGCTTCATCTACTCaag GTTTATCACGTGGCCGAAGGTCGTGAAAAGAATCCAAGATTTTTTGACGAGGATTTGGAAGATCATCAGCCCTTTCCTACGCTGCAAACGGTACTGCAAGAACTCGAGCAACACGTTGGGTGTAATATCGAAATTAAATGGACGATGCAATTGAAG GATGGCACGTTCGAACTCAATCATCCCTTCGATCTCAATATATATCTAGATGTTATTTTGAAAGTGGTATTAGAATATGGGGGTGACCGAAAAATCGTGTTTTCTTCGTTCAATCCGGATATCTGCGCGATGATCCGTCTCAAACAAAACAAGTATCCAGTGGTATTTTTAACGCAAGGAATTACGACCAAATATCCCACTTATCACGATCCAAGATGTCAAACGGTACCAATGGCGATGAAACACGCATTGGCCGCAGATATTCTAGGAATTAACGTCCACACCGAAGATCTTCTTCGGGATCCGTCTCAAGTTAAGTTAGTCAAGGACGCGGGATTAATTATCTTCTGCTGGGGCGATGATAACAATGATAAAGAGACTATCCAATATCTGAAGAAACTCGGCTTACATGCGGTCATATACGATAA AATCGATGAATATAACGCGAAAGAAGTGAAAGAGAGTATATTCTTAGTGGATGCTAGAGAAAGCCAAAAAGAATTGATAGCCGTGGCACACAGCAGCCAAACACCACAGACACAAATCCCTACTCCCCTCAATACAGAAAAG GATTATTATTTGAATCGACCGTCAACGACATCATTTTTGAAGAACAATGTTGGCGGCGACAATATATATTCCGTACCGAAATTGCCAACCAACTGCGAGGAAAGCGACATTAACGAGATAACCAAGGATTTCAGTGCCTGCGCAAATACTTTCGGCCATTCGGTAAAGACAAACGGCGTTTCCGGTGTATGTGGACAATCGAATCCTCTACCTGAATTTTATGGTGAAGACGAGGCGGCAAAGGATTGCCTTTGA